In Lacibacter sp. H375, one DNA window encodes the following:
- a CDS encoding ribonucleoside-diphosphate reductase small subunit: MKQEEELLLKENKDRFVILPINYPEIWKHYKQHEASFWTAEEIDLSGDLKDWENLNSGERHFISHVLAFFAASDGIVNENLAVNFMSEVQLPEARCFYGFQIMMENIHSETYALLIDTYIKDPQEKHKLFHAIDTVPAVKKKAEWALRWIENGSFAERLVAFAAVEGIFFSGSFCSIFWMKKRGLMPGLTFSNELISRDEGLHCEFACLLYSMLQNKLSEAEVRAIITDAVEIEKEFITEALPVALIGMNAKLMQQYIEFVADRWLAELGCAKVYNATNPFDFMEMISLQGKTNFFEKRVGDYQKAGVMGNKESQMFSTEEDF; this comes from the coding sequence ATGAAGCAAGAAGAAGAACTCCTGTTGAAGGAAAACAAAGACCGTTTTGTTATTCTACCCATCAACTATCCTGAAATATGGAAACATTATAAGCAGCACGAAGCCAGCTTTTGGACAGCTGAAGAAATTGATTTGAGCGGTGACCTGAAAGATTGGGAAAACCTCAACAGTGGCGAACGTCATTTTATTTCGCATGTACTCGCCTTTTTTGCAGCAAGCGATGGAATCGTGAACGAGAACCTGGCTGTGAATTTTATGAGCGAAGTGCAATTGCCGGAAGCAAGATGTTTTTATGGTTTCCAGATCATGATGGAAAACATTCACAGCGAAACATATGCCCTCCTCATCGATACCTATATTAAAGATCCGCAGGAAAAACATAAACTCTTTCACGCCATCGATACTGTTCCTGCTGTAAAGAAAAAAGCAGAATGGGCTTTACGTTGGATCGAGAACGGAAGTTTTGCTGAACGTCTCGTTGCATTTGCAGCAGTTGAAGGTATTTTCTTCAGCGGTAGTTTCTGCTCTATTTTCTGGATGAAGAAACGTGGTTTGATGCCGGGCTTAACATTCAGCAATGAGTTGATCAGTCGTGATGAAGGTTTGCATTGCGAATTTGCCTGCTTACTCTACAGCATGTTGCAAAACAAACTGAGCGAAGCAGAAGTAAGAGCCATCATTACCGATGCAGTAGAAATTGAAAAAGAATTTATCACTGAAGCATTGCCTGTTGCATTGATTGGTATGAATGCAAAACTGATGCAGCAATACATTGAGTTTGTTGCTGACCGTTGGTTGGCAGAATTAGGTTGTGCAAAAGTGTACAACGCCACCAACCCATTCGACTTTATGGAAATGATCTCCCTGCAAGGCAAAACAAACTTCTTTGAGAAGCGTGTAGGCGATTATCAGAAAGCCGGTGTGATGGGTAATAAAGAATCGCAGATGTTTTCAACAGAAGAAGACTTTTAA
- a CDS encoding dihydrofolate reductase family protein: MATLSSFTFLSLDGYYKGLNDDISWHLHGEEEGQFSADSLQSENILLFGRKTFEIMASFWPTEMAAQQFPDVAKGMNKAKKLVVSNTVQKVDWSNTEIISGDFIAQLKQLKQNSTKDITILGSGQLLTALAAENLVDEYGIMIDPVAIGAGSSLFKGLTTPLQLQLTDTRTFKSGVVLHNYKSM; encoded by the coding sequence ATGGCAACATTATCAAGCTTTACTTTTCTTTCTCTTGATGGTTATTACAAAGGATTGAATGATGATATCAGCTGGCACCTCCACGGCGAAGAAGAAGGACAATTTTCTGCTGATAGTTTACAATCGGAAAACATTCTTTTGTTTGGACGGAAAACATTTGAGATAATGGCTTCGTTCTGGCCTACTGAAATGGCAGCACAACAATTTCCTGATGTGGCGAAGGGAATGAATAAAGCTAAAAAACTTGTGGTATCGAATACGGTTCAAAAAGTTGATTGGAGCAATACCGAGATCATCAGCGGCGATTTTATTGCACAACTAAAACAATTGAAGCAAAACTCAACAAAGGATATAACTATACTTGGAAGTGGACAGTTGTTAACAGCATTAGCAGCGGAAAATCTCGTTGATGAATACGGAATCATGATCGACCCCGTAGCTATTGGTGCAGGTAGTTCTTTGTTCAAAGGATTAACTACTCCCCTGCAATTACAACTTACTGACACACGAACATTTAAGAGTGGTGTGGTATTGCATAACTATAAATCAATGTGA
- a CDS encoding four helix bundle protein — MTKEELKIRTKKFHIEIIKVCEQLPKTTAGFELAKQLIRSGGSVGANYRAACRAKSTADFIYKLEIVIEEADESMYWLEVITEAKLIASNITEPLLKEGNELVSIFVATVKTVKTNNNKS; from the coding sequence ATGACAAAGGAAGAGTTGAAAATCAGAACCAAAAAATTTCACATTGAAATAATAAAGGTCTGCGAACAACTCCCTAAAACTACAGCAGGTTTTGAATTAGCAAAGCAGCTCATCCGTTCAGGAGGTTCTGTAGGTGCAAATTATCGGGCTGCATGCAGAGCAAAGTCAACCGCTGATTTTATTTATAAACTGGAAATAGTAATAGAAGAAGCTGATGAGAGCATGTATTGGTTAGAAGTAATAACAGAAGCGAAATTAATTGCATCAAACATTACAGAGCCATTACTCAAAGAAGGAAACGAACTGGTGAGCATTTTTGTTGCTACGGTAAAGACAGTAAAGACGAACAATAACAAATCATAA
- a CDS encoding TonB-dependent receptor, with protein MHYLKHVAGLLICFLLLQSLNAQEKFTISGYVKDSTSNETIIGATISVKGRTKGISSNQYGFYSITLEKGVHTLTVSHVGFVAKEIELDLNSNTQLNFDLAPRIAIAQEVIIYSKKRDLNVKAAQMGKFELSMNQIRSVPALAGEVDPIKVLQLLPGVRNAGEGNSGLYVRGGGPDQNLILLDDAVVYNPGHLFGFFSVFNSDALKNVSLIKGGMPANYGGRISSVVDIAMKEGNNKKFQVEGGIGTISSRVSIQGPVVKEKASFIVSARRTYVDILAKPFIKKESAFYGSGYYFYDLNTKFNYKFSEKDRLYASGYFGRDVFTFNNKERSFGARIPWGNSTGTVRWNHVFNSKLFANTSLVWNDYQFAFGGTQSNFEINLNSAIRDVSAKIDFDYYPVSGHQLKYGINYTYHKFNPQTANGKSGDVTFEPQTVNNKFAHEMAAYIMDDWEVNDALQINYGIRYTSFQQVGPYKLFVKDADGNKLDSTVYDSNDKIKTYGGFEPRVTFRYALDDETSLKGAVTRNLQFIHLVSNSGTTLPTDIWVPSTYRVKPQIGWQYAAGFFKNFKDNMWETSVEVYYKTMQNQIEYKEGYTPGIGDPEESFVFGKGWSYGAEFYVNKARGKFTGWIGYTLSWTWRRFPQLNDGDKYPGRYDRRHDLSVVTNYQQNKKWKYSAVFVFGTGNAFTLPERFFLVDGVLTQQYSRINQYRLPSYHRLDMSATFTPQPKKVRKLKMEWVFSVYNAYSRQNPYFIYYDQKGNPLQGTLEVEARQVSLFPIIPSVTLNFKL; from the coding sequence ATGCACTATTTAAAACATGTAGCCGGGTTGCTGATCTGTTTCTTGCTACTTCAATCGTTGAACGCACAGGAGAAATTCACCATCAGCGGATATGTAAAAGACAGCACCAGTAATGAAACCATTATTGGCGCCACCATCAGTGTAAAGGGTCGCACCAAAGGCATCAGCTCCAATCAATACGGTTTTTATTCCATTACACTGGAGAAAGGTGTGCATACGCTAACAGTATCGCATGTTGGTTTTGTAGCGAAAGAAATTGAACTCGATCTCAACAGTAATACACAACTTAACTTCGATCTTGCCCCACGTATTGCCATTGCACAGGAAGTAATTATCTATTCCAAAAAACGTGATCTGAATGTAAAGGCTGCCCAGATGGGTAAGTTTGAATTGAGCATGAACCAGATCCGCTCTGTACCGGCTTTGGCAGGTGAAGTTGATCCGATTAAAGTGCTGCAGTTATTACCCGGTGTACGTAATGCCGGAGAAGGCAACAGCGGTTTGTATGTGCGTGGTGGTGGTCCTGATCAGAATTTAATTTTACTGGACGATGCAGTGGTGTACAATCCCGGTCACTTGTTTGGTTTCTTTTCTGTTTTTAATAGTGATGCGTTGAAGAATGTTAGCTTGATCAAAGGTGGTATGCCTGCTAACTATGGTGGACGTATCAGCAGTGTGGTTGATATTGCCATGAAAGAAGGGAACAATAAAAAGTTCCAGGTGGAAGGCGGAATCGGAACGATCTCTTCACGGGTATCAATACAGGGGCCAGTTGTAAAAGAAAAAGCATCTTTCATTGTATCAGCAAGACGTACTTATGTAGATATTTTGGCGAAGCCCTTCATTAAAAAAGAAAGTGCGTTCTACGGCAGCGGTTATTATTTCTACGATCTCAATACAAAGTTCAATTATAAATTTTCGGAGAAAGACCGCTTGTATGCAAGTGGCTATTTCGGTAGAGATGTGTTTACGTTCAACAATAAAGAACGAAGCTTTGGTGCACGCATTCCCTGGGGTAATTCAACAGGAACAGTTCGTTGGAACCATGTATTCAACAGTAAACTCTTTGCAAATACATCATTAGTGTGGAACGATTACCAGTTTGCATTCGGTGGGACGCAAAGTAATTTCGAGATCAATCTCAACTCAGCAATACGTGATGTAAGTGCCAAGATCGATTTTGATTATTACCCTGTCAGTGGCCACCAGTTGAAATACGGAATTAACTATACCTATCACAAATTCAATCCACAAACAGCCAATGGTAAAAGTGGAGATGTAACATTTGAACCACAAACCGTGAACAATAAGTTTGCGCATGAAATGGCAGCGTATATCATGGACGATTGGGAAGTGAATGATGCCTTGCAAATTAATTACGGTATCCGTTACACCAGTTTTCAACAGGTGGGTCCGTACAAACTGTTTGTAAAAGATGCAGATGGTAATAAGCTCGACAGTACAGTTTATGACAGTAACGATAAAATAAAAACCTACGGTGGGTTTGAACCACGTGTTACGTTTCGCTATGCGTTAGATGACGAAACATCGTTGAAGGGTGCAGTAACACGTAACCTGCAGTTTATTCATTTGGTTAGCAACTCCGGTACAACATTGCCTACCGATATTTGGGTGCCGAGTACTTACAGAGTAAAACCACAAATCGGCTGGCAATATGCTGCGGGTTTTTTTAAGAATTTTAAAGACAACATGTGGGAGACATCGGTTGAAGTGTATTACAAAACCATGCAGAACCAGATCGAATACAAAGAAGGATATACGCCCGGCATTGGTGATCCTGAAGAAAGTTTTGTATTTGGCAAAGGATGGAGTTACGGTGCTGAGTTTTATGTAAACAAAGCAAGAGGAAAGTTTACGGGTTGGATAGGTTATACACTTTCATGGACATGGCGACGTTTCCCTCAATTAAATGATGGTGATAAGTATCCCGGCCGTTACGATCGCCGTCATGATTTGAGCGTTGTTACCAACTATCAGCAAAACAAAAAATGGAAATACTCAGCAGTGTTTGTATTCGGCACCGGTAATGCATTTACGTTGCCTGAACGCTTCTTTTTAGTTGATGGTGTACTAACGCAGCAGTACAGCCGCATCAATCAATATCGTTTGCCTTCTTATCATCGCTTAGATATGTCGGCAACGTTTACACCACAGCCAAAGAAAGTGCGCAAGTTGAAAATGGAGTGGGTGTTTAGTGTGTACAATGCATACAGCCGTCAAAATCCATACTTTATTTACTACGATCAAAAAGGAAATCCTTTGCAGGGCACATTGGAAGTGGAAGCGAGACAGGTATCGTTGTTTCCTATTATACCAAGTGTGACGTTGAATTTTAAGTTATAG
- a CDS encoding DUF3347 domain-containing protein: MKKTLLILSVILSAVACKNKEDKTEETTTTPEPKAAAGYAYSETFNQSMNNVLNAYYNLKDAFVASDTVKVNTAGAALKTLLDSLKLDEVQKFDTLGFSSINGRAGDVAAELSGMLGEKELAKKRESFEMVSNAFYDMVRVIKPTGATIYYQYCPMAFDNKGAYWLSNADSIMNPYFGKKMLTCGEVKETLKF; the protein is encoded by the coding sequence ATGAAAAAGACTTTGCTTATCCTCTCCGTTATCTTATCGGCAGTAGCCTGCAAAAACAAAGAAGATAAAACAGAAGAAACAACCACGACTCCTGAACCGAAAGCTGCGGCGGGTTATGCGTACAGTGAAACATTCAATCAATCGATGAACAATGTATTGAATGCATATTACAACCTAAAAGATGCGTTTGTAGCGAGTGATACAGTAAAAGTGAATACAGCCGGTGCCGCATTAAAAACCTTGCTCGACAGTTTAAAGCTGGATGAAGTGCAGAAATTTGATACGCTTGGATTCTCAAGCATCAACGGTCGTGCGGGTGATGTTGCTGCAGAACTCAGTGGTATGTTAGGTGAAAAAGAACTGGCGAAAAAACGTGAATCGTTTGAAATGGTATCGAACGCATTTTATGATATGGTACGTGTAATTAAACCTACAGGTGCAACGATCTATTACCAATACTGCCCGATGGCCTTCGATAATAAAGGTGCTTATTGGCTCAGCAATGCTGACAGCATTATGAATCCTTACTTCGGGAAGAAAATGTTGACTTGTGGCGAAGTAAAGGAAACGTTGAAATTCTAA
- a CDS encoding ribonucleoside-diphosphate reductase subunit alpha, translating into MFVVKRNGKTESVKFDKVTARIEKLSYSLSPMVNPIDVAKKTIEGIYEGVATTDLDNLAAETAASLTITHPDYAILASRIAVSNLHKNTIKSFSQTMRNLYNYVDKATGKKLPLIADDVMKIIEDNAELLDSTIIYDRDFAFDYFGFKTLEKSYLLKIDGKIAERPQHMYMRVAVGIHKEDIDSIIKTYHLMSERWMTHATPTLFNAGTPKPQMSSCFLLTMKEDSIDGIYDTLKQTAKISQSAGGIGLAIHNIRATGSYIGGTNGTSNGIIPMLKVFNDTARYVDQGGGKRKGAFAIYLEPWHADVFEFLDLRKNHGKEEMRARDLFFALWICDLFMKRVEANGEWSLFCPNEAPGLSDCWGEEFEQLYTKYEAEGRARKTIKAQDLWFAILQSQIETGTPYMLYKDAANSKSNQQNLGTIKSSNLCTEIMEYTSPDEVAVCNLASLALPRFVIDGKFDHQKLYDVTYQVTKNLNKIIDNNYYPVEEARTSNMKHRPVGLGVQGLADVFILLRLPFESELAKMLNKNIFETIYFAAMTASKDLAKEQGAYETFAGSPVSKGIFQFDMWGTTPTDRWDWATLKEEVKQYGVRNSLLVAPMPTASTSQIFGNNECFEPYTSNIYTRRVLSGEFIIVNKHLLKDLVNLGLWNNSMKNKIIAANGSIQNIDEIPADVKELYKTVWEIKQRNIIDMAADRGAYICQSQSLNLFVDNPTASKLTSMHFHAWKKGLKTGMYYLRTQAATQAVQFTVEKQASADISPVIPSTEKTNNAKTTTDIEPTQVDGPTCSMEDGCISCGS; encoded by the coding sequence ATGTTTGTAGTTAAACGGAACGGAAAAACAGAATCGGTAAAATTCGATAAGGTAACCGCAAGGATTGAGAAGCTGAGTTACAGCCTCAGTCCGATGGTGAACCCTATTGATGTTGCCAAGAAAACAATTGAAGGTATTTACGAAGGCGTTGCAACAACTGACCTCGATAACCTCGCAGCCGAAACGGCTGCATCATTAACAATCACACATCCTGATTATGCAATTCTTGCTTCACGCATTGCCGTGAGCAACCTGCATAAGAACACCATCAAGAGTTTTTCGCAGACAATGCGAAATCTTTACAACTATGTTGATAAAGCAACCGGTAAAAAATTACCGTTGATCGCTGATGATGTAATGAAGATCATTGAAGACAATGCGGAGTTGTTAGACAGCACCATCATTTACGATCGTGATTTCGCTTTTGATTATTTCGGTTTTAAAACGCTGGAAAAATCATATCTCTTAAAGATCGATGGAAAAATTGCTGAACGTCCGCAACACATGTACATGCGTGTGGCCGTTGGTATTCATAAAGAAGATATTGACAGCATCATCAAGACTTATCACTTAATGAGTGAACGTTGGATGACGCATGCCACTCCTACTCTCTTTAACGCAGGTACACCAAAACCACAAATGAGTTCATGTTTTCTTTTAACCATGAAGGAAGACAGCATTGATGGTATTTATGATACGCTGAAACAAACGGCGAAGATTTCGCAGAGCGCAGGTGGTATTGGTTTGGCTATTCATAATATCCGTGCAACAGGTAGTTATATCGGTGGCACCAATGGTACCAGCAACGGTATCATTCCAATGCTGAAAGTATTTAACGATACTGCACGCTATGTTGATCAAGGTGGTGGTAAACGTAAAGGTGCGTTTGCTATTTATCTCGAACCATGGCATGCAGATGTATTTGAATTCCTTGATCTGCGTAAGAACCATGGTAAAGAAGAAATGCGTGCAAGAGATCTCTTCTTTGCATTGTGGATCTGCGATCTGTTTATGAAACGTGTGGAAGCAAATGGTGAATGGAGTTTGTTCTGTCCAAATGAAGCACCGGGCTTAAGTGATTGCTGGGGCGAAGAATTTGAACAGCTTTATACGAAATACGAAGCAGAAGGAAGAGCAAGAAAAACAATCAAGGCACAAGACCTTTGGTTTGCTATTCTGCAATCGCAGATCGAAACAGGTACACCGTATATGTTGTATAAAGATGCTGCCAACAGCAAATCAAATCAACAGAACCTCGGTACCATCAAAAGTTCAAACCTGTGTACAGAGATCATGGAATACACAAGTCCTGATGAAGTAGCGGTTTGTAACCTTGCATCATTGGCGCTCCCCCGTTTTGTAATTGATGGAAAATTCGATCACCAGAAATTATATGATGTTACTTACCAGGTAACCAAAAATCTCAACAAAATCATTGACAACAATTATTATCCTGTTGAAGAAGCAAGAACATCGAACATGAAACACCGTCCTGTTGGATTAGGTGTACAGGGCTTGGCCGATGTATTCATCTTATTGCGTTTGCCGTTTGAAAGCGAGCTCGCAAAAATGCTGAACAAAAACATTTTTGAAACCATCTATTTTGCTGCAATGACTGCAAGTAAAGATTTGGCGAAAGAACAAGGTGCGTATGAAACCTTTGCTGGTTCACCTGTATCAAAAGGAATTTTCCAGTTCGATATGTGGGGCACTACACCAACCGACCGCTGGGATTGGGCAACACTGAAAGAAGAAGTAAAACAATACGGCGTGCGTAACTCTTTATTGGTTGCACCAATGCCTACTGCTTCCACTTCACAGATCTTTGGTAACAACGAATGTTTTGAACCATACACTTCCAACATTTACACACGTCGTGTATTAAGTGGTGAGTTTATTATTGTCAACAAGCATTTGCTGAAAGACTTGGTGAATCTTGGTTTGTGGAACAACAGCATGAAGAACAAGATCATTGCAGCCAATGGTTCTATCCAGAACATTGATGAGATACCTGCTGATGTGAAAGAACTGTACAAAACGGTTTGGGAGATCAAGCAACGGAACATCATTGATATGGCTGCTGATCGTGGAGCGTATATCTGTCAATCGCAATCGTTGAATTTGTTTGTGGATAATCCAACTGCATCTAAACTCACCTCTATGCATTTCCACGCATGGAAGAAAGGTTTGAAAACAGGGATGTATTACCTGCGTACACAAGCTGCAACACAAGCAGTGCAGTTTACCGTAGAGAAACAGGCGAGTGCAGATATCAGCCCGGTGATTCCTTCAACTGAAAAAACAAACAACGCAAAAACAACAACCGACATTGAGCCTACGCAAGTAGATGGCCCGACCTGCAGCATGGAAGATGGCTGTATCAGTTGCGGTTCGTAA
- a CDS encoding DUF4926 domain-containing protein translates to MQTIKQYDVFILNKDINSAIIRGMKGVILEILDKDCYEVEFVKQDGINYEFEGQSTFTVDKSYIGEIVWTGSN, encoded by the coding sequence ATGCAAACAATCAAACAATACGACGTTTTTATTCTTAACAAAGACATTAATTCTGCAATAATCAGAGGTATGAAAGGTGTTATTCTTGAAATCCTGGATAAAGATTGCTATGAAGTTGAGTTTGTAAAACAGGATGGAATAAATTACGAATTTGAGGGACAATCGACGTTTACTGTTGACAAAAGTTATATAGGTGAGATAGTTTGGACAGGTTCTAATTAA
- a CDS encoding 5,10-methylenetetrahydrofolate reductase, which translates to MGSLKEKIENRENGLLLYSFAPPKITTEKEKLQIIANKQIDRINNLAIDGLILYDIQDESHRTNEQRTFPFIQTVPPEEYYRNYLSSIKTSSIIYKSIANQTRDTFNEWLNNNSDLENFVFVGASSSQQIAETNFALTDAYDLRREQHNHLLLGGITIPERHSKKGDENKRIFDKTQKGCSFFVSQCVYNVYESKNLLSDYYYDSIDNNYDLQPIFFTLSPCGSIKTLEFMKWLGIEVPKWLYNDLRNAKDILDTSIKTSILIADELMEFAALKQIPIGFNVESISNKKDEIDAATEILTAISDRLKNVRKKDDVESIVAVG; encoded by the coding sequence ATGGGCTCTTTAAAAGAAAAGATAGAAAATAGAGAAAACGGGTTACTGCTTTACAGCTTTGCTCCTCCAAAGATCACCACTGAAAAAGAAAAACTACAGATCATTGCTAACAAGCAGATCGATCGTATCAATAATCTTGCTATTGATGGTTTGATCTTGTATGATATCCAGGATGAAAGTCACCGTACAAACGAACAACGCACATTTCCTTTTATTCAAACAGTTCCGCCGGAAGAATACTACCGGAATTATTTGAGCAGTATAAAAACGTCGAGCATTATTTACAAGAGTATTGCCAACCAAACAAGGGATACTTTTAATGAATGGCTGAATAATAACAGCGATCTTGAAAACTTTGTTTTTGTTGGAGCATCATCGAGCCAGCAAATTGCTGAAACAAATTTTGCTTTGACTGATGCCTATGATCTGAGAAGAGAGCAGCACAATCATCTGTTGCTTGGTGGTATTACTATCCCGGAACGTCATTCAAAAAAAGGCGATGAAAACAAACGCATCTTTGATAAAACACAAAAAGGATGCAGCTTCTTTGTATCGCAATGTGTGTACAATGTGTATGAATCGAAGAACCTCCTCTCCGACTATTACTACGATTCAATTGATAACAACTACGATCTGCAACCTATCTTTTTTACACTTAGTCCTTGCGGCTCCATCAAAACCTTAGAGTTTATGAAGTGGCTGGGTATTGAAGTGCCGAAGTGGTTGTACAATGATCTGAGAAATGCAAAAGACATTTTAGATACGTCCATTAAAACATCCATCCTCATCGCTGATGAGCTTATGGAGTTTGCTGCATTAAAACAAATACCCATTGGCTTTAATGTTGAAAGCATTTCGAACAAGAAAGATGAGATCGATGCAGCAACTGAAATACTGACTGCAATTTCAGATCGATTGAAGAACGTTCGGAAAAAAGATGATGTAGAAAGTATTGTGGCGGTTGGATAG
- a CDS encoding NRAMP family divalent metal transporter, with protein sequence MHYKKNLSQKLVRFWKKIGPGLVTGASDDDPSGIATYSQAGAAYGLSTLWTSIVAFPLMAIIQQMCARIGLVTSKGLTGTLKKHYPKPVLYIMLLFSFPAIVMNIGADIAGMGAVGNLLFPSVDATYFSVLFTVILLGLIIYLPYQKIAAVLKYLCIVMLVYFIVPFLCKQDFALILKSTFIPTIKFNKDFIAILVGILGTTISPYLFFWQASVEVEEMKHKKKRLVVDKKLVHTMNKDVDLGMTFSGLVMYFIILTTGTVLFKEGIHQIDTVEQAASALKPLAGDLAYLLFSIGVIGTGLIAIPVLSGSISYIITETFGWEEGLDKKFHEAKAFYIIIAISLILGLSLNYVGISPIKALIYTAILYGITSPVLIAIILHISNNKEIMGDNVNNRTENIVGFIALAIMTISAGVLLYLQFA encoded by the coding sequence ATGCACTATAAAAAAAACTTATCGCAAAAGCTGGTAAGATTCTGGAAAAAGATCGGCCCAGGTTTAGTGACTGGCGCCAGCGACGATGATCCTTCGGGCATTGCAACCTATTCGCAGGCGGGCGCTGCTTATGGTTTGTCAACTTTGTGGACTTCCATTGTTGCATTTCCTCTCATGGCCATTATTCAGCAAATGTGTGCACGAATTGGTTTAGTTACCTCGAAGGGATTAACAGGAACCTTAAAGAAACATTACCCCAAACCTGTTTTGTACATAATGCTGTTGTTCAGCTTTCCCGCAATTGTTATGAACATTGGTGCCGATATTGCAGGTATGGGTGCAGTAGGCAACCTGTTATTCCCTTCAGTTGATGCAACGTATTTCAGCGTTTTGTTTACCGTGATCCTGCTGGGACTTATCATTTACCTGCCCTATCAAAAAATTGCCGCTGTTTTAAAATATCTGTGCATCGTAATGCTTGTATACTTCATTGTTCCTTTTTTATGCAAACAGGACTTTGCACTAATTCTAAAATCTACATTCATTCCTACCATCAAATTCAATAAAGATTTTATTGCCATACTTGTAGGTATACTCGGCACCACCATTTCACCTTATTTGTTTTTTTGGCAGGCTTCTGTAGAAGTAGAAGAAATGAAACACAAGAAAAAACGTTTGGTTGTTGATAAAAAACTGGTACATACTATGAATAAAGATGTAGACCTTGGTATGACCTTCTCCGGGCTTGTGATGTACTTTATTATACTTACCACAGGTACTGTTTTGTTTAAAGAAGGTATTCACCAGATAGATACAGTTGAACAGGCTGCCAGTGCATTAAAACCTTTGGCCGGAGATTTAGCCTACCTGCTTTTCTCGATTGGTGTTATTGGTACGGGGCTGATTGCTATTCCGGTGTTGAGTGGTTCTATCTCTTACATCATTACCGAAACATTTGGATGGGAAGAAGGACTCGATAAAAAATTTCACGAAGCGAAGGCTTTTTATATCATCATAGCTATTTCACTTATTCTTGGTTTATCGCTCAACTATGTTGGCATATCTCCCATCAAAGCGTTGATCTACACCGCCATTCTTTACGGCATTACGTCGCCGGTGCTTATTGCAATTATTCTGCACATTTCCAATAACAAAGAAATTATGGGCGATAATGTTAACAACCGCACAGAAAATATAGTTGGTTTTATTGCTTTGGCTATCATGACCATCAGTGCCGGCGTTTTATTATACCTGCAATTTGCCTGA